cacctcgccccctccctcccagatctggcccgAGGATGGAGGGGGAAGGCCGAcgggggcgacggcggtgacgacggcgcgggacggcgcggtgcggccggcggcggctccccatgccccctccctcccagatctggtcgGAGGAGGGTGAGGGGAGGCCGacgggggcgacggcggcgacgacgcgcgcggggcggccgccggcggctcccctcgccccctccctcccagatctggccggaggagggaggggggaggccagtggcgggggcggcggcgtggagcggcggcgacgacgacgacggctcccctcccctcccctctctgaTCTAGCcggggaggggggcggcggcgtggcggcggcatgcggcgatttttttttgttcttttttttgcattttcgcaggcgggccgtTGCCCCGGCTGCGAAAATcgatgattttcgcagtcgtTGTGGCGCAGGTGGACCTCCCTCCCGACTGCGAAAATTAGTTTTGGCCGCTTGGGAAAattagttttctagtagtgagtgGTGGATAGGAAAAATATTATAACAGATTAGGGTTATGTAGAAAGTAGgaccggaggggaggggagaagctGAGGATGCTTGAATTAGTTGTTAACACGTTGTGTTTGAACTAGTAGTTCTaatgatttatttatattttatttgcattACAAAAGGTTCAGAAACAAGCTAGTACCATTGTACATCTGCCTATTTGTCACAGTTGTGGTTATCCtcccgaaagaaaaaaaattatttacatggattttcaaagaaatatattccaataagattttttttaatacaacaCACACACCCCTCAATGTTCCTCAAAGGACAATCATGAACTATATGACGAGCTCTATCCTAAGAGGCAACTTCTAAGCtagagtaaaagaaaaaaaatccccaatcccCCCGACCCCTTAGCTTCCATCCCCTGTGACTTCACCGTCACCAGTGaagccgggggggggggggggggggggtgtgctATTTAATTCCTCCACCGATGGACTTTATATTAGGTTTCACCTGGTCTCTACCATAGTCAGGTTAGTCCTATTTTGTAAAGCTCGAGGGGTTGTCAATGTCAGCTCCATCATCACGACGATGAAAGGCCGAGTATTATACTAGAGATTGAGATCTGAAGCCTCACAAGATGCTCAAGACCATAAGTGAGGAGGCTGATCTTGGAGGCAGGAGGGCTAGCGTGGCAGTGCTCGATCAGAGTTATTACCTCCATAGGCGGTGGGTCTGACAAGACGGTAGGCGATGGTCACATCAGATCGGGTGAGGCCAATTCTCGAGTTCGATGGAATAGCGGGTCCATAGATCTAGCGCTATAAATGGTAGACCTAGAGAGATCGATGTCTTTAGCAGTCACCCGTGCTCTCCCTAAGTGTCATAGGTGGCAAGCTTTGCAGGAGGGGACTTGTAGTTTTGGCTAGAGACATTGGCTTGGTGGAGGTTGGCAAGGTGTGCACTACTCCAACCTTGATGGTGTGCATGCTGTAGGATTTAGCGGTAACCATATTGAGGTTCTTTTGACAACAAGGACTCCTGAAAACGGCATTGAATCGAACTCACCACACCTACACTACCATGTTGAGGTTTTGCCTTGCTCAGGCCTGAAAACGGTATTcgcccaaatcattcacatgtTGAGCTTCTTTGTGACGCCTAGGGTCTGAAAATAGTGTGGACCCAACTTATTCATACGTTGAGGTTCTTTGTGACGGCCAGGACCCGAAAACGTTATTGGACCTAATTCATTTAGTTGAATCATACTTACACTGCACTTTCATTCTCGCTTcaaagaaaaaagtttgaacCGGTATTATAGATCAACTGATAGCTTTTCTATTTAAGCTGATGTTGCTCGAGGTTGGCAATTATTCGTGTTACggtgctggctgctgctgccggccgcTGATGCTGCAGTGCTATTACTGCTGCTGGGCTGCTTGCTTGGTTGGGCCTGCTTTGCGGCTTgggctgctagctagcttgctttgctcttttttcttttcccccaaTTATTTGCGGGGTTACATTCTTGTTCGACTCTAGTCGATAGGAATGCAGTAAATGTTCCTTAGATTTGACAAAGATTTCCATGTCAATTTTTATTTGAGTCCGATAAAGCGCGTCCAGGAAATCCACGACTGGACAACAAGcttaaaaaagttcaaattcCAGGCAGCTAGAGAAATCTGTCCGCGAGTACACTAGGGGTATGTTTAGTTtgcgtcaaaattggaagttttgttgaaattgaaacgatatgatgaaaaagttaaaaatttatatgtgtagtaaagttttgatgtgatggaaaagttggaagtttaaagaaaaaatttagaactaaactcagcctagAAAAGGTCACACGATATAGTCATTGCAATTGTCACGGATCCAGGTCCTATACAGTACAGAAGAGAACTGTAGCTACAGCGTTCTCTCCTCCACTGCGGAGGATCCAAATTGAATTGTCACATGTCCCCAACGATACTGTTGTGTGGTGTTATCCGGAAGTTTGCTCCCTATTGTCTTAAAGAAAATTCTAGAAGTTCTCTTCCATAATTAGCTTGCAATCCAGTTTTAGAGGATGGTTGTCAGTATGTTAAATCATAAAACGCCATGTAGTGGGACATTTCAATACCCTACTCTGTACTTAATCTTCAATAAATTTGTGTCCTTGATAACGTGCtcacccccccaaaaaaaaagtacagaATGAAAAATCATCCCCGGCGGCTACTAGGCTGCCAACCTTTCATTATGCTCGACCAACGTGGCGAACACGTGCGTACGCGCAGGAGCAGGGCGGCGCATCACATCACAGCGAATAGTTGGCAGCCTATTTCAATAGTTAAATATTTGGAGTATCATTTTAGCAAACACACGACAATGCTGGCGCATAATTGGAAATGGATTTTGTCCAGCCGCACAGCCTGACGGTATCACTCACGCACACCAACTGCTCGCTGCTTATATAGCCTCAGGTCATTGGATACGTAACATACTGTTCGCAACGCTATATATATCGCTATCTTGGCAGCCACGATCCCAGCATTCCAAATAAGCTATATAGATCATCATCAAGACTACGTATTATTCACTATTCAGGGCATCCATCGATCAGAGAAGAGAGACGAGCGATCGATGGCTGAGGAGCTGAAGCTGCTGGGGTCGTTGTCCGGCGTGAGCCCGTACGTGATCCGCGCGCAGATGGCGCTCGCCGTCAAGGGCTTGGCGCACGACTACCTCCCCGAGGACCTCACCCGCAAGAGCAAGCTCCTCCTCGACAGCAACCCGGTGCACAAGTCGGTGCCCGTGCTCATCCACAACGGCAAGCCGGTGTGCGACTCGCTGGTCATCGTCGAGTACGTCGACGAGGCgttccccggcggcgccgccgcgctgctccccGCCGACCCCTAccaccgcgccgtcgctcgCTTCTGGGCCGCCTTCATCGACAGCAAGGTGTTCCCTCCGTGCCTTGCCATTctgaagacggcggcggcggaggcggaggaggagaaggcggcgaagGTGAAGGAGACGGTCGAGGCGCTCCAGCTCGTGGAAGGGGCCTTCGGTGAGTGCTCCAAGAGGAAGCCGTTcttcggcggcgacgccgtcgggTACCTCGACGTCGTGCTCGGGTGCTACCTGTGCTGGTTCGAGGGGGTGAGCGAGATCGCTGGCGGtgtgtcgccgccgctcctcgacGCGTCGAGGACGCCGCAGCTGGCCGCGTGGGCGGCGCGCTTCAGATCAGCGGCCGATGCAGTCGGATGCTCGGTTCCTCGGGTGGACAAGGTTGAGGCTTACCTCAACAACGTGCTCAAGCCGAAGTggagtgccgccgccgcggcgtccagcCATTAAAATTCCAATCCGTATTTGTattttgaaaagtttttgagcGTACCGTCAAGTACGTTATTGACGGCAGGAAAATGCCAAGAGTTGGACGTACTACTGCTATGAATTATTATTTCAGTGGATTATAGAATCTTGAACACGCGACCTGTCTCTGCTACAAATTGAGATCCTCTGGTTTACTGAAGCTATAAGTAGAGGTGCTACAGATCTATCTGAACTGTTCGATGTACACTTGTACAGTGAGCGGATCAGACTTATCGGTACAGTATTTGTTGATAGCTCCAGTGGTACTATTATATAGTTGGGCCGGTCAGAAATGAACTTCGACGGCGACGGTCCATTATATTTGGGCCTGAACAGGATAGCGCCAGATGTGCGGCCCATATTAGTTGGGCTTGAATGGGATTGCGACTGATGTGCGGCCCATATTAGTTGGGCCGGGAATGTACTTTCTTCGAGTTGGGCATTTGGCGGCCAATTGTACCACCAACTGCATACCGATGGTGCGCGCATCTACGCACGCATGATCGAATGCATGATGTTGCTAAAGTGGCAATCAACATCAAATTCATTTTTCCAACACTGTAAAACCTTTAATATCCTCCTTGATTATCTTGGCAACCGAATAAAAACCAATCAAGGAATCTACTTACGTGAGCACAGTGCAGACAAATGCAACCAAGAAGAGAAGCTAATCCTATGCTACCAACTACAGGCTTCcggcctttttcttttcattctttattttttcctttgcaTGTTCTACAACAAGCGTGACCCGCGCTAGCTTGTTCTAATTTCTTAATGTAATAGTAATGTATAGGCGTGGCCTAATCTGTTTCATTTTTTCTCATCAGCGATTAAGTTATAACTGGTGGTCCTGCATTGTTCACCCTCCCGCTCCCGATCCCCACCTGATTCGCCGGTCTATTAACGGTCAAGATTGTTCGGGCTTTGGAATGGACGAAGGTCATTGCGCCGCGTAGCACAAAACAAAATTTCCCGAAGGTGACAGCAGCACATCACATTCCGACGTAAGAGTAACAACCTACCTACCGGAGCACTACTCAAGCTATTATATATGTCCACTCACTCGATTCCTTCGACCAAAAAAATTCAACCACCTTATCtatccgtctcaaaaaaaaaaaatcatgaccgATCGAATGAATGCGTACCACCACACGAAATTAAAAGCTCAGTATAAAATCAAAATGAATTGGCAAAGCGCTTGGCAAAATCCAATCAAATTCTGTCCTCTCCTGCGAACCAAAGAGAGCTTGGCAACATGGTGGTtggggcaggaggaggagacgagctCAAGTTGCTGGGCGTGTGGGATAGCCCGTACGTGAACAGGGTGCAGATCGTGCTCAACCTCAAGGGCCTGAGCTACGAGTACGTCGAGGAGGATCTCATGAACAAGagcgacctcctcctcggctccaACCCGGTGCACAAGAAGGTCCCCGTGCTCATCCACAACGGCAAGCCCATCGCCGAGTCGCGGGTCATCGTGGAGTACCTCGACgaggccttcgccgccggcgccggcggcagcacggGCGCCTCCGTCCTTCCCTCCGACCCCTACgagcgcgccgtcgcccgcttcTGGGCCGCCTACGTCGACGACAAGGTGGGGTCACCGTGGTACACGATCCTGTTCGCCCGGGAGAGGGGGGagaaggtggaggcggcggcgcgggccatCTCGGCGCTGGAGACGGTAGAGGCAGGCGCGTTCAGGGATCGCTCCTCCGAGGGGAAGACGACaaacgcagcggcggcgccgttctTCGGCGGCGACAGCATCGGGTTCGTCGACGTGGTGCTCGGCAGCTACCTGGGGTGGTTCAGGGTGATCGAGAAGATGATCGGCGTCAGGATCATGGACGCGGCGAGGACGCCGCGGCTGGCAGCGTGGGCGGAGCGGTTCGAGGCGGCGGACGCCGTGAGGGGCGTCCTCCCCGACGACGTCGACAAGGTGATCGACTTCTTGCAGGCGTTCCTCCATTAGATTTTAGGGTCGTGTTCGTGTACTCGTGTTGGTGTTCTGCTGTCAACGGCTTGGATTGCTCTGTTCCGTTTACTGTGTAGGGCTGGTAAAAATGTCCCATCGTGTTTCGTGTATCTTGGCCCTAACGGAATTTTATCGTTGTGAATAAGTAGGCCTGAATTGTGCAGGCTTCAATAACTGATGGGCGAATTTGTCATGATGAATTGGGTCAGACCAGCAAGGAATAAGTTCAACTAACGTCCCTCAATTGTACGCTGAGTCTGTATGTGGTCTCctaaccgcaataccagaaatgtgtatcccttaactatataaaaccatTTAAAAAAGGTCTTGAGACAGTAGAGATacctggtttcgctgacgtggctcctaatcagcaaaaaaaaaaaataaggcccacatgtaagtgagaagaaaaaattCGGGTCAGCAATCCtcttcaattttcttttttctcttcttctctttcgtTTTTGTGTTTGCCCcagaggaggagcggcagcgaGCGACGACGCGTGGCTGAAACAGGCGGAGCGTCCGcgtcggcgggcgagcggcagcTCCCGGCGCGGGTAGAGCAGAGGGGCGGGGGACGTGGGGGGGCACAGCGGGCGAGCAGCAATGGGCGAGATGTCGACGTCAAGACCGCTCTAGCTACGCCGCCTTGTGCCAGCGCTCCTCTTGCTCGTGTATGTCATTGCGAGAAGGAGCGCCCCCTCACCCCCCTTGTCTTCTCGTTGGCCCCTCGCCTCCCTTCTCTTCTCGATCGggctcgtcggccgccgcgccccccgCTTCCCCCGCCCCTTTGCTTCGCCCGTGCCCGGAGCCGCGCTTGCCCGCCGCAGCCGACGCTCCGCCTGCTCCAGCCACATGCCGCCCCGCTATCGCTCCCCGTCTGCGGCAAACACAGAaatgaagagaagagaaaaaagaaaattgaagaaGATTGCTGATCCTATAGTTTTTCTTCTCACTtatatatgggtcccacatatttatctatttatttatatactaggatgtcacgtcagtgaaaccaagCATCTATACTGTCTAAGGATATTTTTTGaacggttttatatagttaaggaTACATATTTTTATGGTTTGGGGATCTTAGACAGACTCGTGTACAAGTGAGGAACGTCAGGTAAACTTATTCCGATAAGCAATAACGCCAATAATATTTGGGCTTTGAACGGGGACTGTGATGTGCTTGCGGGCCACAATTTTTGTGTAGGACGTGAAGGTCATCGAGCCGTCTCTGTTATGCTGACCGGTGACCAGTTGCCGCTAATCAGTGACGCAGAGTCACAAATGAACACCATGGCCAGGAGCGCCCTTTTCCGTTGAATGAGAGTGCGTTAtacagaagaggaaggaatCATGTCATCATGTGCGCACTAATCTCTGAGTTAGTGACAAATTGTTGAGCTAAATTGTGCCCTTCGCACGGAACGAAAGGGCCACGAAAGAGCACATTGAAGACATATGTACCTTTCTCCACATTTTCTAAAGAGAAACAAGATTCTCAATGACATGCTGCTAAATGGTGTGGCTGCTAACAATCGTTCTCCCTCTCCTCTATTATGGCTGCTGCTACTACTTCCCTTTCAACAAACAGTGCATGATTCTTTTCAACAGTACAGGCGTTTCATCCAGCCGCCTATATCTCCAAATATCTTCCGTTAAACAGTCATTTGTACTAGTAAACTGAACCCAAAAAAACAGCACGCACTAGCACAGAGGCCTCTAGCAGCCAGCTACTCCAGTCTTGTTGCCACGAGGCAAAATTATCGTCctaacaaacaaaaacaaaagggagGAAAGAACTTGACCTTCTCCATCATTAGTGACGACCATGCTCGCGACATCAACCGATCAGCTTGGTTCGAAGAACGCTCTCATTACCATCAAGCTGGCCAGGTTCATCGGTACAAGTCTGTCATATCCGGCTATATAACGCCATGGCCAGAGTCGTATAACGTCAtaagcaaaccaaacaaaaaaacctCACCATCATCGACCCACTTGTTCCTAGCGATCTAGAACGAGAGACTTGGCAATGGCGGGAAGCGGCGAGCTGAAGCTGCTGGGCGTTTGGAGCAGCCCGTACGCGATCAGGGTCCGCGTCGTCCTCAACCTCAAGTCGCTGCCGTACGAGTACGTGGAGGAGAACCTGGGCGACAAgagcgacctcctcctcgcctccaacCCGGTGCACAAGAGCGTCCCCGTCCTGCtccacgccggccggccggtgaaCGAGTCGCAGGTCATCGTGCAGTACATCGACGAGGTCTGGCCGGGCGGCGCCGGGGGACGCCCGTCCGTGATGCCCTCCGACCCCTACGAGCGCGCGGTGGCGCGCTTCTGGGCCGCCTACGTCGACGACAAGGTCCGGCCGGCGTGGCTGGCCATCCTGTTCGGGAgcaagacggaggaggagagggcggcggcggtggcgcaggccgtggcggcgctggAGACGCTAGAGGGCGCGTTCGGGGAGTGCTCCAAGGGGAAGCCGTtcttcggcggcgacggcgtcgggttCGTCGACGTCGTGCTCGGCGGCTACCTCGGGTGGTTCACGGCGATCGACAAGCTGATCGGTCGCAGGCTGATTGACccggcgaggacgccggcgcTGGCCGCGTGGGAGGAGCGGTTCCGCGCCACCGACGCGGCCAAGGGAGTCGTGCCGGATGACGCCGACAAGCTGCTCGAGTTCAGGCAGACCCTGCTTCGCTGGAGCGCATCCAAAGCAAAGTGAGATGACATGACACGACTGTTTTCGCCATGGTGATGCTGAATCTAAGTATGCTGTACGTGTGTTTGTATAATAAGGAGAAATGCTGCTGCACGATTGAGTTTCCTTGATCGATTCCTCAgcatagtttctttttttttatctagctATATATTTATAGCGCCATGTTCTTCATAATAAAAGGGCTATTTTAAGCTGTAAATTGCATACATTTGTATttacataataaaaaaatgaatcttACGTTGTGTTGTTTTTCTGGTTCGCACTTCGCACTGAACAACAGAATTAGGATAAGACAATAAATTGCCTATCAGgagataagaaatattgaaatataCTTACATAATGGAAGTACTAGCAATCATATAGGAAACAACTGGATGAAATAAACCCAAAATAGGGAATAGTGactgaaataaaataaaaagtgatggcaattttttagaaaaaaaaaagttcttttgTCCTCAGCGAAGTGTCAATATCACATTCTTTATCTACCGCAAAGAATCCTTCCGATCTTGCTAACTTCACTGAAAACTGACGAGCGTCCTGGCGCAATAAAATAGGCTATTCGGCTGGAAGCTGCAGCGCTAACAGCCTAACATACGCTGAACGTAGCTACGAGACGCTGAAATTTGTATGCTAGCCAGAAAGTTTTGGGACGGGACTGTTTAATTCagattagaattattataatttggATTATTATTAGTAAGCTAAAATAAAtagatagcttattatgatagattattataatctataagccagattactataatatgAGATTACTATAGTCTGGTAAGCCACTCTAAAGAtgcttttttagattattgggtagTTAATAACTAACAAACAGATAATAATCCAGATAAACAAATAGCTACCAACTTATTCTATGTCGGTTTATTATAATTCAGCTAATGATAATTTAGTTCTATAAtctattataatccagcttataatAATTTAGTTCtacaatctagattataataatcttaagatAAAACAAACGGGACCTTACTTTCTTCACCACCGGAGACCAAACACACGTTTTGATGCAGAGCATATTacctctgtttttcttttggacTAGATCTCTCTCATGACTTTCTTACGGCTGCCAAGCGGCGTGAGACAAACTGTGCGTTGTGCAGTTTGGCACTTCCCACTCGCCTTACACTTTCTTTATGTCCTTAGGGCATGTTTTGTTcccgaaaagaaaatttttagatgtcatatcgg
The sequence above is drawn from the Oryza glaberrima chromosome 10, OglaRS2, whole genome shotgun sequence genome and encodes:
- the LOC127752569 gene encoding probable glutathione S-transferase GSTU6; translation: MAEELKLLGSLSGVSPYVIRAQMALAVKGLAHDYLPEDLTRKSKLLLDSNPVHKSVPVLIHNGKPVCDSLVIVEYVDEAFPGGAAALLPADPYHRAVARFWAAFIDSKVFPPCLAILKTAAAEAEEEKAAKVKETVEALQLVEGAFGECSKRKPFFGGDAVGYLDVVLGCYLCWFEGVSEIAGGVSPPLLDASRTPQLAAWAARFRSAADAVGCSVPRVDKVEAYLNNVLKPKWSAAAAASSH
- the LOC127786053 gene encoding probable glutathione S-transferase GSTU6 is translated as MVVGAGGGDELKLLGVWDSPYVNRVQIVLNLKGLSYEYVEEDLMNKSDLLLGSNPVHKKVPVLIHNGKPIAESRVIVEYLDEAFAAGAGGSTGASVLPSDPYERAVARFWAAYVDDKVGSPWYTILFARERGEKVEAAARAISALETVEAGAFRDRSSEGKTTNAAAAPFFGGDSIGFVDVVLGSYLGWFRVIEKMIGVRIMDAARTPRLAAWAERFEAADAVRGVLPDDVDKVIDFLQAFLH
- the LOC127785715 gene encoding probable glutathione S-transferase GSTU6 gives rise to the protein MAGSGELKLLGVWSSPYAIRVRVVLNLKSLPYEYVEENLGDKSDLLLASNPVHKSVPVLLHAGRPVNESQVIVQYIDEVWPGGAGGRPSVMPSDPYERAVARFWAAYVDDKVRPAWLAILFGSKTEEERAAAVAQAVAALETLEGAFGECSKGKPFFGGDGVGFVDVVLGGYLGWFTAIDKLIGRRLIDPARTPALAAWEERFRATDAAKGVVPDDADKLLEFRQTLLRWSASKAK